One Vibrio taketomensis DNA window includes the following coding sequences:
- a CDS encoding acyl-CoA dehydrogenase, with protein sequence MSSLRRKWISDPAFKLFKQVLPPLSDTEKEAMEAGSVWWDGELFSGKPDFTTLHQYPKPTLNAEEQSFMDNELETLLSMLDDQTINKHDRDLPEEVWQYLRKERFFSLIISKHYGGREFSALANSTIVSRIATKSISAAVTVMVPNSLGPGELLSHYGTQEQKDYWLPRLADGTDIPCFALTGPEAGSDAGGIPDEGVVCMGQYQGEEVLGIRVSWNKRYITLAPVATVLGLAFKMKDPDGLLGDKTDIGISCALIPADHEGVEIGERHDPLGSAFMNGPTRGKDVFIPMDWLIGGQEYAGKGWRMLVECLSAGRGISLPALGTAIGHLTARTTGAYAYVRKQFGMSIGKFEGVAEALGRIGGYTYLLEATRTLTTTSLDMNEKPGIVTAIAKYHMTEMARTILNDSMDIHAGRAIQDGPMNYLAKHYIGIPVAITVEGANILTRNLMIFGQGATRCHPYVLKEMEVAANPDQEEAAREFDKLLFKHIAHATKNTLGAFGAALTGSQFISAKMSGPTKRYYRDITRMSRALAVSADFAMLTLGGELKRKEMISARLGDVLAYLYMASATLKKYEDDGRQQEDLNYVHYAVQHCLYHAAQSLQQAFINYPQAAIGRLMKVLVFPFGNHFHKPSDELSVKLAQSLMIPGAHRDRLTHLCYIGEREDDNIGLMENAFIAMYDVQGIERKLMEAAKQGKVARKGLLSERLEQAKQAGVLTDKEIEQVLAADKLRYHAIQVDHFSHDFSEVRTPPLNPEPKAKKAKQSKPKLNSVA encoded by the coding sequence ATGAGCTCTTTACGAAGAAAATGGATCAGCGATCCAGCTTTTAAATTGTTTAAACAAGTACTTCCACCGCTGTCTGATACTGAGAAAGAAGCGATGGAAGCGGGCAGTGTGTGGTGGGATGGTGAGCTGTTCTCAGGTAAGCCAGATTTTACCACGTTGCACCAATACCCTAAGCCGACTCTAAATGCTGAAGAGCAATCCTTTATGGATAACGAGTTGGAGACGCTACTTTCGATGCTCGATGATCAAACCATCAATAAGCACGATCGAGACTTGCCAGAGGAAGTGTGGCAATACCTACGTAAAGAGCGCTTCTTCTCTTTGATCATTTCTAAGCATTATGGTGGTAGAGAGTTCTCAGCTCTTGCGAACTCAACCATCGTATCGCGCATCGCAACGAAGAGTATCAGTGCTGCTGTTACCGTTATGGTGCCTAACTCGCTTGGTCCAGGTGAGTTGTTATCTCATTATGGTACTCAAGAACAAAAAGATTACTGGTTGCCGCGCCTAGCCGATGGAACCGATATTCCTTGTTTTGCACTGACCGGCCCAGAAGCGGGTTCCGATGCCGGCGGTATTCCTGATGAAGGCGTGGTTTGCATGGGGCAATATCAAGGTGAGGAAGTACTTGGTATTCGTGTTTCATGGAATAAGCGTTACATCACGTTAGCCCCTGTCGCGACGGTACTTGGTTTAGCGTTTAAGATGAAAGATCCAGACGGGTTGCTTGGCGATAAAACCGATATTGGTATTAGCTGTGCGCTGATCCCTGCTGATCATGAAGGCGTTGAGATTGGTGAGCGTCACGATCCACTGGGTTCAGCCTTTATGAATGGTCCGACTCGCGGTAAAGACGTGTTCATTCCTATGGATTGGCTTATCGGCGGCCAAGAATATGCAGGTAAAGGCTGGCGTATGCTGGTGGAATGTTTATCCGCAGGACGAGGTATTTCACTGCCGGCACTCGGCACGGCAATTGGCCACTTAACGGCGCGTACAACCGGCGCTTACGCCTATGTACGCAAACAATTTGGCATGTCGATCGGTAAGTTTGAAGGGGTAGCAGAGGCCTTGGGTCGAATTGGTGGCTATACCTACTTACTTGAAGCGACACGTACGCTGACCACAACCTCTTTGGATATGAATGAAAAACCGGGGATTGTTACTGCGATTGCTAAATATCACATGACAGAAATGGCGCGCACCATTTTGAATGACTCTATGGATATTCATGCAGGCCGAGCAATCCAAGATGGCCCAATGAATTATTTGGCTAAGCACTACATTGGTATTCCGGTGGCAATTACGGTGGAAGGCGCGAACATCCTGACGCGTAATCTAATGATCTTCGGTCAAGGTGCAACGCGTTGTCATCCATATGTACTCAAAGAAATGGAAGTAGCGGCAAACCCTGATCAAGAAGAAGCAGCACGAGAATTTGATAAGTTACTGTTCAAACATATCGCACATGCAACCAAAAATACCCTTGGAGCATTTGGCGCGGCGTTAACGGGTTCTCAGTTTATTTCTGCCAAAATGAGTGGCCCAACCAAACGATACTACCGCGACATTACACGCATGAGTCGAGCGCTTGCGGTGAGCGCAGACTTCGCGATGTTGACGTTAGGCGGCGAACTGAAACGTAAAGAGATGATTTCGGCACGTTTGGGTGATGTGCTAGCGTATTTGTATATGGCGTCAGCGACATTGAAAAAATATGAAGACGATGGCCGTCAGCAAGAAGATTTGAACTATGTGCATTATGCTGTTCAACACTGTTTGTATCATGCTGCGCAATCACTTCAGCAAGCGTTTATTAACTATCCGCAAGCGGCAATAGGACGCTTGATGAAGGTGTTGGTATTCCCATTTGGGAATCATTTCCATAAACCAAGTGATGAACTGTCGGTGAAATTAGCGCAAAGCCTAATGATTCCGGGTGCACACCGAGATCGTCTCACTCATTTGTGCTACATCGGTGAGCGTGAGGATGACAATATTGGCTTGATGGAAAATGCCTTTATTGCCATGTATGACGTACAAGGCATTGAGCGCAAACTCATGGAGGCCGCTAAACAAGGTAAGGTGGCACGTAAAGGTTTATTAAGCGAGCGATTGGAGCAGGCGAAACAAGCGGGTGTGTTAACGGATAAAGAGATTGAGCAAGTGTTGGCAGCAGATAAACTGCGTTACCATGCGATTCAAGTTGACCACTTTAGCCATGATTTCTCAGAGGTAAGAACACCACCTCTTAATCCAGAGCCAAAGGCCAAAAAAGCGAAGCAGAGCAAACCTAAGCTCAATAGTGTTGCTTAG
- the fabV gene encoding enoyl-ACP reductase FabV, with product MIIKPRIRGFICTTTHPVGCEANVKEQIAYTKAQGPIKNAPKRVLVIGSSSGYGLSSRIAAAFGGGASTIGVFFEKEGSEKKPGTAGFYNAAAFDKLAGEAGLYAKSLNGDAFSNQAKQQAIDLIKQDLGQVDMVVYSLASPVRKMPETGEVIRSALKPIGQTYTSTAVDTNKDVIIEASVEPATEQEINDTVTVMGGEDWELWINALAEAGVLADGCKTVAYSYIGTELTWPIYWDGALGKAKMDLDRAAAALNAKLSATGGTANVAVLKSVVTQASSAIPVMPLYIAMVFKKMREEGVHEGCMEQIFRMFSQRLYKEDGSAPEVDEQNRLRLDDWELREDIQQHCRELWPQITTENLKELTDYVEYKEEFLKLFGFGVEGVDYEADVNPAVDAGFITIE from the coding sequence ATGATCATCAAACCTAGAATTCGTGGATTTATCTGTACCACAACACACCCAGTGGGTTGTGAAGCTAACGTAAAAGAACAAATTGCTTACACTAAAGCGCAAGGTCCAATCAAAAATGCACCTAAGCGTGTACTTGTGATTGGTTCTTCAAGTGGCTACGGTCTATCTTCTCGTATCGCTGCAGCATTTGGTGGCGGCGCATCAACGATTGGTGTGTTCTTTGAAAAAGAAGGTTCAGAGAAAAAGCCGGGTACAGCTGGTTTCTACAACGCAGCAGCTTTTGACAAGCTTGCGGGCGAAGCAGGTCTGTATGCAAAAAGCCTAAACGGTGATGCTTTCTCTAACCAAGCAAAACAACAAGCAATCGATCTGATCAAACAAGACCTTGGTCAGGTTGATATGGTGGTTTACTCATTGGCATCGCCAGTACGTAAAATGCCAGAAACAGGCGAAGTGATTCGTTCTGCGCTAAAACCAATCGGCCAAACTTACACTTCAACTGCGGTAGACACTAATAAAGACGTGATTATCGAAGCAAGTGTTGAGCCTGCAACAGAACAAGAGATCAACGATACTGTTACTGTTATGGGCGGTGAAGATTGGGAACTTTGGATCAATGCACTTGCTGAAGCAGGTGTACTTGCCGACGGTTGTAAAACCGTTGCATACAGCTACATCGGTACTGAGCTAACTTGGCCAATCTACTGGGATGGTGCGCTAGGTAAAGCGAAGATGGACCTAGACCGCGCTGCTGCTGCACTAAATGCAAAACTGTCTGCAACTGGCGGTACGGCGAACGTAGCTGTTCTTAAGTCAGTAGTGACTCAAGCAAGTTCAGCAATTCCAGTAATGCCTTTGTACATTGCAATGGTATTTAAGAAAATGCGTGAAGAAGGCGTACACGAAGGTTGTATGGAGCAAATCTTCCGCATGTTTAGCCAACGTCTATACAAAGAAGATGGCAGTGCGCCTGAAGTGGACGAGCAAAACCGTCTACGTCTAGATGACTGGGAACTGCGTGAAGACATTCAGCAACACTGCCGTGAGCTATGGCCACAAATCACGACTGAAAACCTAAAAGAACTGACTGACTACGTTGAGTACAAAGAAGAGTTCTTGAAGCTATTTGGTTTTGGTGTTGAAGGCGTAGACTACGAAGCGGATGTGAATCCAGCGGTAGATGCGGGCTTTATCACTATCGAATAA